One window of the Longimicrobiaceae bacterium genome contains the following:
- a CDS encoding zf-HC2 domain-containing protein, whose amino-acid sequence MSHLDEGTLHTFLDGELDAAEEVELREHLATCAECRARLDVERETRRRAHEILRYADPVGIVPPDFDELRARASSRAGPAPGTSRTRSSVRPLILPWAASIVLAVGVGWFAQTLLTGSGGAGSRVAIDSEQARESEPAPLAAGPTLEEEPSAASTTATDARVAAAPASARSAPEPQAAPGGGGDSGARSLRTAPDAAALGAPAEGAATMAGRGRAGGEAPPDEQPTLALESAAAAPEPEPALPETVALEAITVADASKAADAEDTARADRVLGFQAPREMAAPPSSVAARIAAPAATVPADSLARRYWVGADASEAANALGSPPLVFSRLPVIGYAIAADTTGLVRATQQLPGGEPLEIYQWRDARAAGEIEVVVRAAVPADSLARLREAIGRGER is encoded by the coding sequence ATGTCGCACTTGGATGAAGGAACCCTCCATACATTCCTCGACGGCGAGCTCGACGCCGCGGAGGAAGTGGAGCTTCGCGAACACCTGGCCACCTGCGCCGAGTGCCGGGCCCGCCTCGACGTCGAGCGCGAGACCCGCAGACGCGCCCACGAGATCCTGCGCTACGCCGATCCGGTCGGGATCGTGCCGCCGGACTTCGACGAGCTGCGGGCAAGAGCCAGTAGCAGGGCGGGTCCCGCGCCCGGGACAAGCCGCACCCGATCCAGCGTTCGCCCGCTGATCCTCCCGTGGGCGGCGAGTATCGTCCTGGCCGTCGGCGTGGGGTGGTTCGCCCAGACGCTGCTCACCGGGAGCGGCGGAGCCGGCTCCCGCGTCGCGATCGATTCGGAGCAGGCCCGCGAATCTGAGCCGGCGCCGCTCGCAGCGGGTCCCACGCTGGAGGAAGAGCCTTCGGCGGCGAGCACCACGGCCACCGATGCGCGGGTCGCCGCCGCCCCGGCATCCGCCCGCAGCGCCCCGGAGCCTCAGGCTGCACCTGGAGGCGGTGGCGACAGCGGCGCGCGGAGCCTTCGCACCGCGCCGGACGCAGCTGCCCTCGGCGCGCCTGCAGAGGGAGCCGCAACCATGGCCGGCCGCGGCCGTGCCGGTGGGGAGGCGCCTCCCGATGAACAGCCGACGCTCGCGTTGGAGTCGGCAGCCGCGGCTCCGGAGCCCGAGCCAGCGCTGCCGGAGACCGTCGCGCTCGAAGCCATCACCGTCGCCGACGCCAGCAAGGCAGCGGACGCCGAAGACACCGCGCGGGCCGACCGAGTGCTAGGCTTTCAGGCGCCGCGCGAGATGGCGGCACCTCCGTCCTCCGTCGCCGCCCGAATCGCCGCACCCGCGGCCACTGTCCCGGCCGACTCACTCGCTCGGCGATACTGGGTCGGAGCCGATGCGAGCGAGGCCGCGAACGCGCTTGGATCGCCGCCGCTGGTATTCTCGCGCCTGCCGGTGATCGGCTATGCCATCGCCGCGGATACCACCGGCCTGGTGCGCGCCACCCAACAGCTTCCCGGCGGCGAGCCACTCGAGATCTACCAGTGGCGCGACGCCCGCGCGGCCGGGGAAATCGAGGTGGTCGTCCGGGCCGCGGTGCCCGCGGACTCACTGGCGCGCCTACGGGAAGCCATCGGCAGAGGGGAGCGATGA
- a CDS encoding sigma-70 family RNA polymerase sigma factor — MSVDWAAVYRSSYQELVRYLYRRVWDVERAQDLAQETFVRAIEHDPDNPRAWLFRVATNLARDESRSVLRRRKHLTLLKGEAETRRVEPEFVEEVEHRERSARVRTALETLSERDREVLQLWDAGLDYEAIAAQTGLARKSIGTTLARARQRLAEAYRALEEGNVALG, encoded by the coding sequence GTGAGCGTAGACTGGGCGGCCGTCTATCGCAGCAGCTACCAGGAGCTGGTCCGCTACCTCTACCGCCGGGTGTGGGATGTAGAGCGCGCCCAGGATCTGGCGCAGGAGACCTTCGTGCGCGCGATCGAGCACGACCCCGACAACCCACGGGCGTGGCTGTTCCGCGTAGCCACCAATCTCGCCCGCGACGAATCGCGCTCCGTGCTCCGTCGGCGGAAGCACCTGACGCTGCTCAAGGGGGAGGCGGAGACTCGGCGGGTCGAGCCCGAGTTCGTCGAGGAGGTGGAGCATCGCGAACGCTCCGCCCGCGTGCGCACCGCCCTGGAAACCCTGAGCGAGCGCGACCGAGAGGTTCTGCAGCTCTGGGACGCGGGGCTCGACTATGAGGCGATCGCCGCCCAGACGGGTCTAGCCAGGAAATCGATCGGTACGACCCTCGCGCGCGCCCGTCAGCGCCTGGCCGAGGCGTATAGAGCGCTGGAGGAAGGTAATGTCGCACTTGGATGA